TGTGCTCATAGAAACCTGTACGACCAGAATGATAAATTCCGTCTGGTGGTGCAGCTTCACCAAAATCTACTTTAAAAACTGAAACTCCTTGATCAAATAATCTTTTCAATTTAGCTTGGTACCAAGTCACCGTTTCAGGATTAGAGAAATCTAAAACAGCATCTTCGTAAGGAAGATTTCCTTTGCGGTCTCTTACTGCTAAGTTTTTGTCCATGATTTCATTGAACAATGTGTTTTTTGGAGTGAAATATGGTAATTGCCATAAACATACATGGTATCCATCATCTTTTAAATCTGACATCATTTTTTGAGCATCTGGGAAACGAGATTTTGCAAACTCATAGTTGTTTCTCCAATCTACATCAAACCAACCTGTATCGAAATGAATCACATCCGTTGGAATTTTATAAGCTCTTAAATCTTTAGCAACCTGACGCCCTTCTTTTTCTGAGAAATAAGTAATACGGCTCATCCAGAAACCAAATGACCAAAGTGGAGGCATTGCAGCTTTTCCTGTTAAGTTCGTGTATTCGTCAAGAACTTCCTTTGGTTCACCAATGAAGAAGAACAAATCAGCTTCGTCATCACCAATATACATTTCATTGGCACTTCCAAAATACTTACCAAAATCAACTGTGATTGGAGTAGAATGGTGCATAAAAACTCCGTAACCACGGCTGCTCATGTAAAAAGGAACTGGTTTGTACATTGTTTCGTTTTGAATACCATTGGCATCATCTGTCCATAAAACTACTTTTTGTCCTCTTTTGTTGAATTGTGTGAATGATTCTCCACAACCAAATATTTTTTCGTCTGGCTCTAAGCTGAAAGCCGCTCCCATACTTCTTGAATAATCGCTGTTTCTGCGAACAAACGAAAACGGAAGTGTTGGTGTATAAGTATTTTTGAAATCAGAATCGTGAAGAGTGCTCGTCAATAATTTTCCTTTTTCATCATAAATTTTGATGTGCCAAGGTTTTGATAGAATTTCAACGCGTCCATGCTTGCTAGTGTATTGATATCCTCCCTCAATTTTAGAAGATTTCCATAATTCAGGATGATTTGGAGCCACTCCATCAACCAACATCAAAGACGTTGCTTCTGGATGAAATTGTGGTCCTGAAGTAGTTTTGATTCGGATTGAACGATCTGATACAAACTGAATCTGGAAAGGCAATTCAGGAGAAACTTCATACTCTGTAGTAGGAAATTCATTTGGTGGAACCACACCCGGCTTCATCATCATATTATTGAAAGCCTGACGTGTTTGATAATTGTAACGTAAATATTTGATAGTCCCTTTTCCTGTTGCAGGATCAAAACTAGCTAACTCATCAGCAAAATAAAAGGTATTCAAATAATTCTGAAAATCCTTACTGATATCTATTGGTGCATTTAACACATCAGCATTTTGGATTTGTGCCGACGCTTTTGGCGAAAGCAACAAACCAAATCCCATAAGAAGTGATACGGAAGCTATTTGTATTTTTTTCATTGAGTTTATTTTAGGTTGTTTAAGTTGTGTTTATTCTGCTGTAATTACGATTGTATTTTGTTTTAATCCATTTGCTTTAGCTGTTAATTCAATTCTTCCACCTTTAGTAGTTGACTGAACAATAACCAAACATTTTCCGTTAAGAGCTGTGTGTTTAGAACCTTTATACGATTCATGACTTACTGGATCACCGCTACAAACTCCGACGATTTTTCCATTTCCTGTTACTGAAAAATTAATTTCATTATTCGCAGTTGGAGCTAAAGTTCCGTTTGCATCCAAAATATCTACAGTTACAAATGACAAGTCATTTCCATCAGCTTTGATTGTACTTCTATCTGCTGTTAACTTTAAAGTTGCTGGGTTGCCTGCTGTTCTGATTTCAGACTCTAAAACTGTTTTTCCGTTTTTACGGGAAATGGCTTTTAAAGTTCCTGACTGAAAAGGAACTTTCCACATTACATGTAAGTCGTCTCCTTTTTTGCTTCGAATACCAACTGATTTTCCGTTTAAGAATAATTCAACCTCATCAGCATTATTGTAGTAGGCCCATACGTCTACAGTTTGTCCAGCTTTCCAATTCCAATGTGGAAAAATATGAAGAACCGTTTTATCAGTCCATTCACTTTGGTACAT
The Flavobacterium sp. 5 DNA segment above includes these coding regions:
- a CDS encoding alpha-xylosidase, translating into MKKIQIASVSLLMGFGLLLSPKASAQIQNADVLNAPIDISKDFQNYLNTFYFADELASFDPATGKGTIKYLRYNYQTRQAFNNMMMKPGVVPPNEFPTTEYEVSPELPFQIQFVSDRSIRIKTTSGPQFHPEATSLMLVDGVAPNHPELWKSSKIEGGYQYTSKHGRVEILSKPWHIKIYDEKGKLLTSTLHDSDFKNTYTPTLPFSFVRRNSDYSRSMGAAFSLEPDEKIFGCGESFTQFNKRGQKVVLWTDDANGIQNETMYKPVPFYMSSRGYGVFMHHSTPITVDFGKYFGSANEMYIGDDEADLFFFIGEPKEVLDEYTNLTGKAAMPPLWSFGFWMSRITYFSEKEGRQVAKDLRAYKIPTDVIHFDTGWFDVDWRNNYEFAKSRFPDAQKMMSDLKDDGYHVCLWQLPYFTPKNTLFNEIMDKNLAVRDRKGNLPYEDAVLDFSNPETVTWYQAKLKRLFDQGVSVFKVDFGEAAPPDGIYHSGRTGFYEHNLYPLRYNKAVAEITQKEKGYTLIWARSTWAGSQRYPLHWGGDAETSNGAMSAELRGGLSLGLSGFSFWSHDVGGFATKSPENLYRRWAPFGMFTSHVRSHGEPPREPWLYSKDFLEGFRKADNMRYELMPYIYAQAKESSQKGLPMMRALFLEYPNDPGAWLVDNEYLFGSSILVAPLFEEVTERDVYLPEGTWIDYQTKKVYQGGWHKIKAGEVPIVVLVKDGTALPHIGLAQSTKDMDWSKLTLKVYASDATTTATAKVFLPESDTVQTITVSKKGNNFETTSNPLQGKTTFKTEWVK